A section of the Microbacterium sp. MM2322 genome encodes:
- a CDS encoding aconitate hydratase, whose product MSTVDSFGAKSTLTVGDTDYEIFRIDTVPGYEKLPYSLKILLENLLRTEDGANVTKEQIEALGNWQPDAEPNTEIQFTPARVVMQDFTGVPCIVDLATMREAVTALGGDPNKINPLSPAEMVIDHSVIADLFGSENALERNVEIEYERNGERYQFLRWGQTAFDDFKVVPPGTGIVHQVNIEHLAKVIYDRTVDGVLRAYPDTCVGTDSHTTMVNGLGVLGWGVGGIEAEAAMLGQPVSMLIPRVVGFKLSGEIPAGVTATDIVLTITDMLRKHGVVGKFVEFYGEGVAQVPLANRATIGNMSPEFGSTAAMFPVDDVTLDYLRLTGRDEQTVALVEAYAKAQSLWHDASRELSFSEFMELDLSTVVPSIAGPKRPQDRILLSEAKNQFEKDILNYADATAEDSVEIEGTFPASDPGSAPGVEHETVSAEGVSHQHDHEHVPSMISSGGRHAASKPVKVTTPDGQSYLLDHGAVTLAAITSCTNTSNPSVMIAAGLLAKKAVDKGLKRKPWVKTTLGPGSKVVTDYYEKSGLDKALEGLDFYTVGYGCTICIGNSGPLIEEVSAAINENDLAVTAVLSGNRNFEGRISPDVKMNYLASPPLVVAYALAGSMNFDFETDALGKDADGNDVFLKDIWPSPDEVQEVIDYSISREQFIKQYSTVFDGDERWQNLPTPTGPIFEWDENSTYVRKAPYFDGMQSSPAPVTDISGARVMATLGDSVTTDHISPAGNIKAGTPAAQYLTEHGVAQKDFNSYGSRRGNHEVMIRGTFANIRLKNELVAAVNDGKVVEGGFTRDFTQPGGPQSYIYDASQNYQAQGTPLVVFGGKEYGSGSSRDWAAKGTSLLGVKAVITESFERIHRSNLIGMGVVPLQFPAGESWASLGLDGTEIVSITGLEQLNEGVTPKTVTVVAEPSEFSPEGKQTITFEAIVRIDTPGEADYYRNGGILQYVLRSLV is encoded by the coding sequence GTGTCCACAGTTGACAGCTTCGGTGCCAAGAGCACACTCACAGTCGGCGACACCGACTACGAGATCTTCCGCATCGACACCGTTCCCGGTTACGAGAAGCTTCCGTACAGCCTGAAGATCCTCCTCGAGAACCTCCTTCGCACCGAAGACGGTGCGAACGTGACGAAGGAGCAGATCGAGGCCCTCGGGAACTGGCAGCCCGATGCCGAACCGAACACCGAGATCCAGTTCACGCCCGCACGCGTCGTGATGCAGGACTTCACCGGCGTCCCGTGCATCGTCGACCTCGCCACGATGCGCGAGGCGGTCACCGCCCTCGGTGGCGACCCGAACAAGATCAACCCGCTCTCGCCGGCTGAGATGGTCATCGACCACTCCGTCATCGCCGACCTCTTCGGCTCCGAGAACGCCCTCGAGCGCAACGTCGAGATCGAGTACGAGCGCAACGGCGAGCGTTACCAGTTCCTCCGCTGGGGCCAGACGGCCTTCGACGACTTCAAGGTCGTCCCGCCGGGCACCGGCATCGTCCACCAGGTCAACATCGAGCACCTCGCCAAGGTCATCTACGACCGAACGGTCGACGGCGTGCTCCGCGCGTACCCCGACACCTGCGTCGGCACCGACTCCCACACCACGATGGTGAACGGTCTCGGCGTCCTCGGCTGGGGCGTCGGCGGTATCGAAGCCGAGGCCGCCATGCTCGGCCAGCCGGTCTCGATGCTCATCCCGCGGGTCGTCGGCTTCAAGCTCAGCGGCGAGATCCCCGCCGGCGTGACGGCGACCGACATCGTCCTCACGATCACCGACATGCTGCGCAAGCACGGTGTGGTCGGCAAGTTCGTCGAGTTCTACGGCGAAGGCGTCGCCCAGGTCCCGCTGGCCAACCGCGCCACCATCGGCAACATGAGCCCCGAGTTCGGGTCGACCGCGGCGATGTTCCCCGTCGACGACGTGACGCTCGACTACCTGCGTCTCACGGGTCGCGACGAGCAGACCGTCGCCCTCGTCGAGGCGTACGCCAAGGCGCAGTCCCTCTGGCACGACGCGTCGCGCGAGCTCAGCTTCAGCGAGTTCATGGAGCTCGACCTCTCGACGGTCGTACCGTCGATCGCCGGTCCGAAGCGCCCGCAGGACCGCATCCTCCTCTCCGAGGCGAAGAACCAGTTCGAGAAGGACATCCTCAACTACGCGGATGCCACGGCTGAAGACTCCGTCGAGATCGAGGGCACGTTCCCCGCATCGGACCCGGGCTCCGCCCCGGGCGTCGAGCATGAGACGGTCTCGGCCGAGGGCGTCTCGCACCAGCACGATCACGAGCACGTTCCCTCGATGATCTCGAGCGGTGGGCGTCACGCGGCATCCAAGCCGGTCAAGGTCACGACGCCCGATGGACAGTCGTATCTCCTCGACCACGGTGCGGTCACCCTTGCGGCGATCACCTCGTGCACGAACACGTCGAACCCGTCGGTCATGATCGCGGCGGGCCTGCTCGCCAAGAAGGCCGTCGACAAGGGCCTGAAGCGCAAGCCGTGGGTCAAGACGACGCTCGGCCCGGGGTCTAAGGTCGTCACCGACTACTACGAGAAGTCGGGCCTCGACAAGGCGCTCGAGGGCCTCGACTTCTACACCGTCGGCTACGGCTGCACGATCTGCATCGGCAACTCGGGGCCGCTCATCGAAGAGGTGTCGGCAGCGATCAACGAGAACGATCTCGCGGTCACCGCTGTCCTGTCGGGCAACCGCAACTTCGAGGGTCGCATCAGCCCCGACGTGAAGATGAACTACCTCGCGTCGCCGCCCCTCGTCGTCGCGTACGCTCTCGCCGGGTCGATGAACTTCGACTTCGAGACGGACGCGCTCGGCAAGGACGCGGACGGCAACGACGTGTTCCTCAAGGACATCTGGCCCTCGCCCGACGAGGTGCAGGAGGTCATCGACTACTCCATCTCGCGTGAGCAGTTCATCAAGCAGTACTCGACCGTCTTCGACGGTGACGAGCGCTGGCAGAACCTGCCCACCCCCACGGGACCGATCTTCGAGTGGGACGAGAACTCGACCTACGTCCGGAAGGCTCCGTACTTCGACGGCATGCAGAGTTCGCCTGCGCCCGTCACCGACATCTCCGGTGCGCGCGTCATGGCGACCCTGGGTGACTCTGTCACGACCGACCACATCAGCCCGGCCGGAAACATCAAGGCCGGAACCCCCGCCGCGCAGTACCTCACGGAGCACGGTGTCGCGCAGAAGGACTTCAACTCCTACGGCTCGCGTCGCGGCAACCACGAGGTGATGATTCGCGGCACGTTCGCGAACATCCGACTCAAGAACGAGCTCGTGGCCGCGGTCAACGACGGCAAGGTCGTCGAGGGCGGCTTCACCCGTGACTTCACCCAGCCCGGTGGCCCGCAGTCGTACATCTACGACGCGAGCCAGAACTACCAGGCGCAGGGCACCCCGCTCGTCGTGTTCGGCGGCAAGGAGTACGGCTCCGGTTCGTCGCGCGACTGGGCGGCCAAGGGCACGAGCCTGCTGGGCGTGAAGGCCGTCATCACCGAGAGCTTCGAGCGCATCCACCGCTCGAACCTGATCGGCATGGGCGTCGTCCCGCTCCAGTTCCCCGCAGGTGAGAGCTGGGCATCGCTCGGCCTCGACGGCACCGAGATCGTCTCGATCACGGGCCTCGAGCAGCTGAACGAGGGCGTCACCCCGAAGACGGTCACCGTCGTCGCCGAGCCGAGCGAGTTCTCGCCCGAGGGGAAGCAGACGATCACGTTCGAGGCGATCGTCCGCATCGACACCCCCGGTGAGGCGGACTACTACCGCAACGGCGGCATCCTGCAGTACGTGCTCCGCTCGCTGGTCTGA
- the dxs gene encoding 1-deoxy-D-xylulose-5-phosphate synthase, whose amino-acid sequence MSLLEGISGPRDLDRFSSEELHILADEIRTFLVENVSRTGGHLGPNLGVVEMTIALHRVFDSPNDPIIFDTGHQSYVHKLLTGRQDFSKLRSRGGLAGYPQRSESPHDVVESSHASSSLSWADGVSRALTRTGRKDRHVVAVVGDGSLTGGMTWEALNNISDDNDRNLVIVVNDNGRSYAPTIGGMARYLNRVRTADSYKTLRQSSAHVSRLFGPIGRAIYRGVRGGTHGFLSRFTNNVALYSNLDIKYLGPVDGHDLDAMEETLRLAKAYGAPVIVHAITDKGRGFEPARRDEADQFHAVGKIDPITGEPIGSSDAVAWTDVFSDALVAAGDRREDIIAMTAAMLRPTGLQAFAQRFPDRVYDVGIAEQHAVASAAGLAFGGIHPVVAIYATFMNRAFDQVMMDVALHKAGVTFVLDRSGVTGPDGPSHHGIWDLAMLQLVPGIRIAAPRDGERLRELFDEAVAVEDAPTVVRFPKGSVPDALEAVERLADGTDVLYRSGSEDVLIVGIGPMAHLAIDVANRLRAQGIGATVVDPRWAVPIRPSIVELAASHRLVITIEDGIRVGGVGTRVRQVLREAGVSTAVDELGLPDEFIDHATREQILADAGLTASKIAQDVVAQVLGTRVPIARQSTDDDGWASHEIELRGPSDASSD is encoded by the coding sequence ATGAGTCTTCTCGAGGGAATTTCCGGTCCGCGCGACCTCGATCGATTCTCGAGCGAGGAACTCCACATCCTGGCCGACGAGATCCGCACCTTCCTCGTCGAGAACGTGTCCCGCACCGGCGGGCACCTCGGACCGAACCTCGGCGTCGTGGAGATGACGATCGCCCTCCACCGGGTCTTCGACTCACCGAACGATCCGATCATCTTCGACACGGGCCACCAGTCGTACGTCCACAAGCTGCTGACCGGGCGCCAGGACTTCTCCAAGCTGCGCTCCCGCGGCGGCCTCGCCGGCTACCCGCAGCGTTCCGAGAGCCCGCACGACGTCGTCGAGTCCTCGCATGCCTCGAGCTCGCTGAGTTGGGCCGACGGGGTCTCCCGCGCGCTGACGCGTACCGGGCGCAAGGATCGGCACGTCGTCGCGGTCGTCGGTGACGGCTCGCTCACGGGCGGGATGACGTGGGAGGCCCTCAACAACATCTCCGACGACAACGACCGCAACCTCGTCATCGTCGTCAACGACAACGGTCGCTCGTACGCGCCGACCATCGGCGGCATGGCGCGCTACCTCAACCGGGTGCGCACGGCCGACAGCTACAAGACCCTGCGCCAGAGTTCGGCGCACGTCTCGCGGCTCTTCGGTCCCATCGGGCGGGCGATCTATCGCGGGGTCCGCGGCGGAACGCACGGCTTCCTCTCACGCTTCACGAACAACGTCGCGCTGTACTCCAACCTCGACATCAAGTACCTCGGCCCCGTCGACGGGCACGACCTTGATGCCATGGAGGAGACCCTGCGTCTCGCCAAGGCCTACGGCGCTCCGGTCATCGTCCATGCGATCACCGATAAGGGCCGCGGGTTCGAGCCCGCGCGTCGCGACGAAGCGGACCAGTTCCACGCGGTCGGCAAGATCGACCCCATCACGGGGGAGCCGATCGGTTCCTCGGATGCCGTGGCGTGGACCGACGTCTTCTCCGACGCGCTCGTGGCCGCCGGCGACCGGCGCGAAGACATCATCGCGATGACGGCGGCCATGCTCCGGCCCACGGGCCTGCAGGCGTTCGCGCAGCGGTTCCCCGACCGTGTGTACGACGTCGGCATCGCCGAGCAGCACGCGGTCGCGTCGGCCGCGGGTCTCGCGTTCGGCGGCATCCATCCCGTCGTGGCCATCTATGCGACCTTCATGAACCGTGCGTTCGACCAGGTCATGATGGATGTCGCTCTGCACAAGGCGGGCGTGACTTTCGTGCTGGACCGATCGGGTGTCACCGGCCCCGACGGACCGAGCCACCACGGGATCTGGGACCTCGCGATGCTGCAACTCGTCCCGGGAATCCGCATCGCGGCGCCCCGCGACGGGGAGCGGCTGCGCGAGCTCTTCGACGAAGCGGTCGCTGTCGAGGATGCTCCGACGGTCGTCCGCTTTCCGAAGGGCTCGGTCCCCGACGCTCTCGAGGCCGTCGAGCGTCTCGCTGACGGCACCGATGTGCTGTACCGCAGCGGTTCCGAGGACGTCTTGATCGTCGGGATCGGGCCGATGGCTCATCTTGCGATCGATGTCGCCAACAGACTTCGTGCACAGGGGATCGGTGCGACCGTGGTCGATCCGCGGTGGGCGGTGCCGATCCGTCCCTCGATCGTCGAGCTCGCGGCATCCCATCGGCTCGTGATCACCATCGAGGACGGCATCCGCGTCGGCGGGGTCGGCACGCGTGTCCGTCAGGTACTGCGCGAGGCCGGCGTGTCGACCGCCGTGGACGAGCTGGGTCTGCCCGATGAGTTCATCGATCACGCAACGCGGGAGCAGATCCTCGCGGACGCGGGTTTGACCGCCTCGAAGATCGCTCAGGACGTCGTGGCGCAGGTCCTCGGCACCCGTGTCCCCATCGCTCGCCAGTCGACCGACGACGATGGGTGGGCCTCCCACGAGATCGAACTGCGCGGGCCGTCGGACGCCAGCTCCGACTGA